From a region of the Narcine bancroftii isolate sNarBan1 chromosome 5, sNarBan1.hap1, whole genome shotgun sequence genome:
- the trmt13 gene encoding tRNA:m(4)X modification enzyme TRM13 homolog isoform X2: MGSEGDGVEAPLPGRVKTSGKEFHVPLIQNIDEDKLEKHLKKCNSREKPKPIYYCKGINGGCEDAVETAKQQVSICTLSKEELEKIIGKLLKTTSSLDSQLIDQTSTHRALEKALNDPKNGEHAFKHLKQKASLAGNLERLGLLGSNRCFVEFGAGRGKLSHWIDLALQDAENVHFLLVERATTRFKVDGKHRRQGSTFERLQIDIEDLNLSNVPLLARENLPVVAIGKHLCGAATDLALRCLLRSYKTENKDPDKEPLEKRLKSDERETIRAHPLNLSNCTLLNTPNGLPIHGVAIAVCCHHRCEWKHYVGKEFFFSQDLTADDFKIFQRLSSWATCGMKRHSIDTSEVEFGSTHPKVEEHSFEEEGSAYEGTMTAEEREHVGRLCKHLIDQGRIWYLQQQGFDSALQYYTSPSISLENVLLTAIPFQQLSSLRTLK; encoded by the exons ATGGGCAGCGAGGGAGACGGCGTCGAGGCCCCTCTGCCGGGCAG GGTGAAAACCAGCGGAAAAGAATTCCATGTCCCCTTGATCCAAAACA TTGATGaagataaattagaaaagcatCTGAAAAAGTGTAATTCAAGGGAAAAGCCGAAACCT atttattattgtAAAGGTATTAATGGTGGCTGTGAAGATGCAGTGGAGACAGCCAAACAGCAG gttTCTATTTGTACTTTGTCCAAAGAAGAATTGGAGAAAATTATTGGAAAGCTGCTAAAAACAACTAGCA GTTTAGATTCTCAGCTAATTGACCAAACATCAACCCATAGAGCATTGGAGAAAGCTCTAAATGATCCAAAAAATGGAGAACATGCCTTTAAGCATTTGAAGCAGAAG GCTTCACTTGCTGGTAATTTGGAAAGACTGGGCTTGCTGGGATCAAACAGATGCTTTGTAGAGTTTGGTGCTGGTCGAGGAAAGTTGTCTCATTGGATAGATCTCGCTttacaagatgcagagaatgttCACTTCCTCCTTGTGGAAAGGGCAACGACTCGTTTCAAG gtAGATGGTAAACATAGACGTCAAGGCTCAACATTTGAGCGACTTCAGATCGACATAGAAGATCTCAACTTAA GTAATGTGCCTCTTCTTGCAAGAGAAAATCTGCCAGTGGTCGCAATCGGCAAGCATTTGTGTGGAGCTGCAACAG ATCTTGCTTTGAGGTGTCTACTAAGAAGTTATAAAACAGAAAACAAAGATCCTGACAAGGAACCACTGGAAAAAAGACTTAAGAGTGATGAAAGAGAGACCATAAGGGCACATCCATTGAACCTTTCTAACTGTACTCTATTGAATACTCCTAATGGTCTGCCAATTCATGGTGTTGCCATTGCAGTGTGCTGTCATCATAGGTGTGAGTGGAAACATTATGTGGGCAAAGAATTCTTCTTCTCACAAGATCTCACTGCAGATGATTTCAAGATCTTTCAACGCTTGTCAAGCTGGGCCACGTGTGGCATGAAAAGACATTCCATTGACACCAGTGAAGTAGAATTTGGTAGTACACACCCAAAGGTGGAAGAGCACAGCTTTGAGGAGGAAGGCTCTGCTTATGAAGG AACAATGACTGCAGAGGAAAGAGAACATGTCGGTCGTCTGTGCAAGCACTTGATAGACCAGGGACGCATCTGGTATTTGCAGCAGCAAGGATTTGATTCTGCTTTGCAGTACTACACTAGTCCCAGCATCTCACTAGAAAATGTCCTGCTTACAGCTATTCCCTTTCAACAATTAAGCAGTCTGAGGACTCTTAAGTGA
- the trmt13 gene encoding tRNA:m(4)X modification enzyme TRM13 homolog isoform X1 has product MGSEGDGVEAPLPGRCGYFVAKKRRYCKMIVAEGKLLCGEHANTAPKSDGENQRKRIPCPLDPKHTVDEDKLEKHLKKCNSREKPKPIYYCKGINGGCEDAVETAKQQVSICTLSKEELEKIIGKLLKTTSSLDSQLIDQTSTHRALEKALNDPKNGEHAFKHLKQKASLAGNLERLGLLGSNRCFVEFGAGRGKLSHWIDLALQDAENVHFLLVERATTRFKVDGKHRRQGSTFERLQIDIEDLNLSNVPLLARENLPVVAIGKHLCGAATDLALRCLLRSYKTENKDPDKEPLEKRLKSDERETIRAHPLNLSNCTLLNTPNGLPIHGVAIAVCCHHRCEWKHYVGKEFFFSQDLTADDFKIFQRLSSWATCGMKRHSIDTSEVEFGSTHPKVEEHSFEEEGSAYEGTMTAEEREHVGRLCKHLIDQGRIWYLQQQGFDSALQYYTSPSISLENVLLTAIPFQQLSSLRTLK; this is encoded by the exons ATGGGCAGCGAGGGAGACGGCGTCGAGGCCCCTCTGCCGGGCAGGTGCGGGTATTTCGTGGCGAAGAAAAGGAGATACTGCAAAATGATTGTCGCCGAAGGGAAGCTGCTGTGTGGGGAACATGCGAATACTGCTCCGAAGAGCGAC GGTGAAAACCAGCGGAAAAGAATTCCATGTCCCCTTGATCCAAAACA CACAGTTGATGaagataaattagaaaagcatCTGAAAAAGTGTAATTCAAGGGAAAAGCCGAAACCT atttattattgtAAAGGTATTAATGGTGGCTGTGAAGATGCAGTGGAGACAGCCAAACAGCAG gttTCTATTTGTACTTTGTCCAAAGAAGAATTGGAGAAAATTATTGGAAAGCTGCTAAAAACAACTAGCA GTTTAGATTCTCAGCTAATTGACCAAACATCAACCCATAGAGCATTGGAGAAAGCTCTAAATGATCCAAAAAATGGAGAACATGCCTTTAAGCATTTGAAGCAGAAG GCTTCACTTGCTGGTAATTTGGAAAGACTGGGCTTGCTGGGATCAAACAGATGCTTTGTAGAGTTTGGTGCTGGTCGAGGAAAGTTGTCTCATTGGATAGATCTCGCTttacaagatgcagagaatgttCACTTCCTCCTTGTGGAAAGGGCAACGACTCGTTTCAAG gtAGATGGTAAACATAGACGTCAAGGCTCAACATTTGAGCGACTTCAGATCGACATAGAAGATCTCAACTTAA GTAATGTGCCTCTTCTTGCAAGAGAAAATCTGCCAGTGGTCGCAATCGGCAAGCATTTGTGTGGAGCTGCAACAG ATCTTGCTTTGAGGTGTCTACTAAGAAGTTATAAAACAGAAAACAAAGATCCTGACAAGGAACCACTGGAAAAAAGACTTAAGAGTGATGAAAGAGAGACCATAAGGGCACATCCATTGAACCTTTCTAACTGTACTCTATTGAATACTCCTAATGGTCTGCCAATTCATGGTGTTGCCATTGCAGTGTGCTGTCATCATAGGTGTGAGTGGAAACATTATGTGGGCAAAGAATTCTTCTTCTCACAAGATCTCACTGCAGATGATTTCAAGATCTTTCAACGCTTGTCAAGCTGGGCCACGTGTGGCATGAAAAGACATTCCATTGACACCAGTGAAGTAGAATTTGGTAGTACACACCCAAAGGTGGAAGAGCACAGCTTTGAGGAGGAAGGCTCTGCTTATGAAGG AACAATGACTGCAGAGGAAAGAGAACATGTCGGTCGTCTGTGCAAGCACTTGATAGACCAGGGACGCATCTGGTATTTGCAGCAGCAAGGATTTGATTCTGCTTTGCAGTACTACACTAGTCCCAGCATCTCACTAGAAAATGTCCTGCTTACAGCTATTCCCTTTCAACAATTAAGCAGTCTGAGGACTCTTAAGTGA
- the trmt13 gene encoding tRNA:m(4)X modification enzyme TRM13 homolog isoform X3 has product MRILLRRATVKTSGKEFHVPLIQNIDEDKLEKHLKKCNSREKPKPIYYCKGINGGCEDAVETAKQQVSICTLSKEELEKIIGKLLKTTSSLDSQLIDQTSTHRALEKALNDPKNGEHAFKHLKQKASLAGNLERLGLLGSNRCFVEFGAGRGKLSHWIDLALQDAENVHFLLVERATTRFKVDGKHRRQGSTFERLQIDIEDLNLSNVPLLARENLPVVAIGKHLCGAATDLALRCLLRSYKTENKDPDKEPLEKRLKSDERETIRAHPLNLSNCTLLNTPNGLPIHGVAIAVCCHHRCEWKHYVGKEFFFSQDLTADDFKIFQRLSSWATCGMKRHSIDTSEVEFGSTHPKVEEHSFEEEGSAYEGTMTAEEREHVGRLCKHLIDQGRIWYLQQQGFDSALQYYTSPSISLENVLLTAIPFQQLSSLRTLK; this is encoded by the exons ATGCGAATACTGCTCCGAAGAGCGAC GGTGAAAACCAGCGGAAAAGAATTCCATGTCCCCTTGATCCAAAACA TTGATGaagataaattagaaaagcatCTGAAAAAGTGTAATTCAAGGGAAAAGCCGAAACCT atttattattgtAAAGGTATTAATGGTGGCTGTGAAGATGCAGTGGAGACAGCCAAACAGCAG gttTCTATTTGTACTTTGTCCAAAGAAGAATTGGAGAAAATTATTGGAAAGCTGCTAAAAACAACTAGCA GTTTAGATTCTCAGCTAATTGACCAAACATCAACCCATAGAGCATTGGAGAAAGCTCTAAATGATCCAAAAAATGGAGAACATGCCTTTAAGCATTTGAAGCAGAAG GCTTCACTTGCTGGTAATTTGGAAAGACTGGGCTTGCTGGGATCAAACAGATGCTTTGTAGAGTTTGGTGCTGGTCGAGGAAAGTTGTCTCATTGGATAGATCTCGCTttacaagatgcagagaatgttCACTTCCTCCTTGTGGAAAGGGCAACGACTCGTTTCAAG gtAGATGGTAAACATAGACGTCAAGGCTCAACATTTGAGCGACTTCAGATCGACATAGAAGATCTCAACTTAA GTAATGTGCCTCTTCTTGCAAGAGAAAATCTGCCAGTGGTCGCAATCGGCAAGCATTTGTGTGGAGCTGCAACAG ATCTTGCTTTGAGGTGTCTACTAAGAAGTTATAAAACAGAAAACAAAGATCCTGACAAGGAACCACTGGAAAAAAGACTTAAGAGTGATGAAAGAGAGACCATAAGGGCACATCCATTGAACCTTTCTAACTGTACTCTATTGAATACTCCTAATGGTCTGCCAATTCATGGTGTTGCCATTGCAGTGTGCTGTCATCATAGGTGTGAGTGGAAACATTATGTGGGCAAAGAATTCTTCTTCTCACAAGATCTCACTGCAGATGATTTCAAGATCTTTCAACGCTTGTCAAGCTGGGCCACGTGTGGCATGAAAAGACATTCCATTGACACCAGTGAAGTAGAATTTGGTAGTACACACCCAAAGGTGGAAGAGCACAGCTTTGAGGAGGAAGGCTCTGCTTATGAAGG AACAATGACTGCAGAGGAAAGAGAACATGTCGGTCGTCTGTGCAAGCACTTGATAGACCAGGGACGCATCTGGTATTTGCAGCAGCAAGGATTTGATTCTGCTTTGCAGTACTACACTAGTCCCAGCATCTCACTAGAAAATGTCCTGCTTACAGCTATTCCCTTTCAACAATTAAGCAGTCTGAGGACTCTTAAGTGA